Proteins from a single region of Bradyrhizobium diazoefficiens:
- a CDS encoding CopD family protein: MRLLAALVTLLLLVGCSTDASAHAALISVEPASGSILASAPKAVELRFNEAVTPGAIQLIDGAGRARDDIRATTAGESISVVMPPDLPQGTAVVSYRVISQDGHPVAGSVIFSIGMPTATKPQADVDRGRNALIWLSRVGLYLGLFVGVGGVFFARWIAWSMTGMTVPRGALLIGLPSAAASLGLLGLDLLGLPPAALVTMAPWTIAFATSAGPALLVAIAAMLLAIMALRSVWYARALAAIAFVGVGLSLAMTGHAATAPPELLTRPAIFLHGLGVAFWVGALVPLAALVSKPTAATLPLLNRFSRIAMPVVTALALTGLVLAVIQLEKLSALVDTSYGLILSIKLALVLLLLALAALNRFRLTPALATDRKAGSALKRSILLEYVAALGIFAVVAFWRFTPPPRTIVPETPLAIHIHTDKAMFQVLVSPGKAGVDDFVLQLMTGEATPLKAKEATLTLSLPERGIEPMERDAELGPDGYWHVRKVELPFAGRWHVRIDALVTDFEKITLEDELEVAPP, encoded by the coding sequence ATGCGTCTTCTCGCCGCGCTCGTGACGCTGCTCTTACTTGTCGGCTGCTCGACCGACGCTTCGGCGCATGCGGCCCTGATCTCGGTCGAGCCGGCGAGCGGCAGCATCCTGGCGAGCGCACCGAAGGCGGTGGAGCTGCGCTTCAACGAGGCGGTGACGCCAGGCGCGATCCAGCTGATCGACGGCGCGGGCAGGGCACGGGATGACATCCGCGCCACTACGGCCGGCGAGAGCATTTCGGTCGTGATGCCGCCGGACCTGCCGCAGGGAACGGCTGTGGTCAGCTATCGCGTGATCTCGCAGGATGGCCATCCCGTCGCCGGATCGGTGATCTTCTCGATCGGTATGCCGACCGCGACGAAGCCGCAGGCCGATGTAGATCGCGGGCGGAACGCTCTGATTTGGCTGTCGCGGGTCGGTCTCTATCTCGGGCTCTTTGTCGGGGTCGGGGGCGTATTCTTTGCGCGCTGGATTGCGTGGTCGATGACCGGCATGACCGTGCCGCGCGGGGCGCTCCTGATCGGTCTTCCAAGCGCGGCTGCGTCCCTTGGACTGTTGGGGCTTGATCTCCTCGGTCTGCCGCCGGCGGCGCTTGTGACGATGGCTCCCTGGACAATCGCATTCGCGACCAGCGCCGGCCCTGCGTTGCTCGTCGCCATCGCCGCGATGCTGCTCGCGATAATGGCGCTGCGTAGCGTGTGGTACGCGCGTGCTCTTGCGGCCATCGCGTTTGTCGGCGTCGGTCTGTCGCTCGCGATGACCGGGCACGCCGCGACGGCGCCGCCCGAGCTGCTCACGCGGCCGGCGATCTTCCTCCATGGCCTCGGCGTCGCCTTCTGGGTTGGTGCCCTTGTCCCGCTCGCAGCGTTGGTATCGAAGCCGACAGCGGCAACATTGCCGCTCCTGAATCGCTTCTCGCGCATCGCCATGCCGGTGGTCACAGCGCTAGCGCTGACCGGCCTGGTGCTTGCGGTGATCCAGCTCGAAAAGCTGTCGGCGCTCGTCGACACCAGCTACGGTCTCATTCTCTCAATCAAGCTCGCACTGGTCCTGCTGTTGCTGGCGCTCGCCGCGCTCAACCGCTTCCGGCTGACACCGGCGCTGGCGACCGACCGGAAGGCTGGATCAGCGCTCAAGCGCTCGATTCTGCTTGAATACGTTGCTGCTCTCGGCATCTTCGCAGTCGTCGCCTTCTGGCGTTTCACGCCGCCGCCGCGGACCATCGTGCCGGAGACGCCACTGGCGATCCACATCCACACTGACAAGGCGATGTTCCAGGTGCTGGTGTCGCCGGGCAAGGCTGGCGTGGACGACTTCGTGCTCCAGCTCATGACCGGCGAGGCAACGCCGCTGAAGGCCAAGGAAGCGACGTTGACGCTGAGCCTGCCGGAGCGCGGCATCGAGCCGATGGAGCGCGACGCCGAGCTCGGGCCCGACGGCTATTGGCACGTGCGCAAGGTGGAGTTGCCCTTCGCTGGACGTTGGCATGTGCGGATCGACGCGCTGGTGACCGATTTCGAGAAGATCACGCTTGAGGATGAACTCGAGGTCGCGCCGCCGTAA
- a CDS encoding YcnI family protein has translation MSKTPWLILMAALAASPAAAHVYLEGKQATVGASYKAVFAVPHGCSGSPTVKIRVQIPEGVIAAKPMPKAGWNVDVVEGQYSSSYDYHGNKLTSGVKEVVWSGGKLPDQNYDEFVVSSFLTDSLKPNTTLYFPVVQECEKGVSHWIEIPTEGAAHSHEDKSPAPGVKLLPKP, from the coding sequence ATGTCGAAGACACCCTGGCTGATCCTGATGGCTGCACTCGCCGCATCGCCGGCGGCGGCGCATGTCTATCTGGAAGGCAAGCAGGCCACCGTGGGTGCATCCTACAAGGCCGTGTTCGCGGTGCCGCACGGCTGTTCGGGCTCGCCAACAGTCAAAATCCGCGTCCAGATCCCCGAAGGTGTGATCGCTGCAAAGCCGATGCCGAAGGCTGGCTGGAACGTCGATGTCGTCGAGGGCCAATATTCCAGCTCATACGACTATCACGGCAACAAGCTGACTTCGGGCGTCAAGGAAGTGGTCTGGTCCGGCGGCAAATTGCCGGACCAGAATTACGACGAGTTCGTCGTCAGCAGCTTTCTCACCGACAGCCTGAAGCCTAACACCACGCTGTATTTTCCGGTGGTGCAGGAGTGCGAGAAGGGTGTCAGCCACTGGATCGAAATCCCGACGGAGGGGGCCGCGCATTCGCATGAGGACAAGTCGCCGGCGCCCGGCGTGAAGCTGCTGCCCAAGCCGTAA
- a CDS encoding copper chaperone PCu(A)C, which produces MKTTFKDAMLAVFVLALCAAPVRADDVKAGDLVISQAWSRATPGGAKVAGGFLTIENKGSAPDKLVAVSAEIAGKVEVHEMAMDNGVMKMRPLDKGLVIEPGKTVKLAPGGNHLMLQDLKRPFKQGDKVPVTLEFEKAGKVAVSLDVQGVGARAPGGGGMMMKKMPDHSGMKM; this is translated from the coding sequence ATGAAGACGACCTTTAAAGATGCGATGCTCGCAGTGTTCGTTCTCGCGCTCTGCGCAGCCCCCGTCCGCGCCGACGACGTCAAAGCCGGCGATCTCGTCATCTCCCAGGCCTGGAGCCGCGCGACGCCTGGCGGCGCCAAGGTCGCCGGCGGCTTCCTGACCATCGAGAACAAGGGCTCGGCGCCCGACAAGCTCGTCGCCGTATCCGCCGAGATCGCAGGCAAGGTCGAGGTCCACGAGATGGCGATGGACAATGGCGTGATGAAGATGCGTCCGTTGGACAAGGGTCTCGTCATCGAGCCGGGCAAAACCGTGAAGCTTGCCCCCGGCGGCAATCACCTGATGCTCCAGGATCTGAAGCGTCCGTTCAAGCAGGGCGACAAGGTGCCTGTTACGCTCGAGTTCGAGAAGGCCGGCAAGGTCGCCGTGTCGCTCGACGTTCAGGGCGTCGGCGCGCGGGCGCCCGGCGGGGGAGGCATGATGATGAAGAAAATGCCTGATCATTCGGGAATGAAGATGTGA
- a CDS encoding TlpA disulfide reductase family protein has product MRRRFAGILGLGILIASASALGAPQALKPFERGTWQHVLKDHAGHPTLVHFWGVTCGPCKVELPALGQFAKDHPGIDIVTISADLVPNLPAATQSMLDKAGLSSTENFLFSDGFVERLRFEIDPAWQGDIPRTMLIARDGTITTIEGSAEIADLEKWSAQQLAAH; this is encoded by the coding sequence ATGAGACGCCGATTCGCAGGCATTTTGGGTTTGGGTATCCTGATCGCATCAGCGTCTGCGCTCGGAGCGCCTCAGGCGCTCAAGCCCTTCGAGCGAGGGACGTGGCAACACGTCCTCAAGGACCATGCGGGGCACCCGACACTCGTGCATTTTTGGGGCGTAACCTGCGGACCCTGCAAGGTGGAGCTGCCGGCGCTCGGACAGTTTGCCAAAGATCACCCTGGGATCGATATCGTCACGATCAGCGCCGATCTCGTGCCGAACCTGCCGGCCGCGACGCAGTCCATGCTCGACAAGGCGGGGTTGTCGTCGACCGAAAACTTCCTCTTCAGCGACGGTTTTGTCGAACGCTTGAGGTTCGAGATCGATCCTGCGTGGCAGGGTGACATTCCCAGGACAATGCTCATCGCTCGGGATGGGACCATCACGACAATCGAAGGCTCGGCCGAAATCGCCGATCTTGAAAAATGGTCGGCGCAGCAACTCGCCGCCCACTGA
- a CDS encoding sialidase family protein yields the protein MLRTGLLGIAALALLQGSALGQMHGQHTSEATCEEPTLRCATKVTPAFGPDGTLWLAWMAGGQVSVASSQDEGRSFSAPVQVTTKRLNLDWGPDARPKIVVNSKGGIALAFSIFRDEAFNGQVLYTRSADGGNSFAEPKPITANNESQRFEALAVDADGAVFAAWLDKRNRVPAKDAGRKYDGAGLFFASSRDGGVTYSEASLAQDNTCECCRLGLAFAAPGRPVMIFRNIFESGVRDHAVVTFTDLSTPGEVHRVSNDDWQINACPHHGPSLAVAPNGTYHVAWYTNGKARKGLFYAHSRDEGRTFSAPMALGRTDRGPTRPFVLAGPAGTVVVWKEFDGEKTSVQMMMSHDDGETWSPPRAISSTTDTSDHPLLVSNGRQIYLSWMTKADGYRLTAIEDQP from the coding sequence ATGCTCCGAACTGGCTTGCTCGGGATAGCCGCTCTCGCGCTCTTACAGGGCTCCGCGCTTGGACAGATGCACGGTCAGCACACGTCCGAAGCGACTTGTGAAGAGCCGACGCTGCGGTGCGCCACCAAGGTGACGCCGGCGTTCGGTCCCGACGGAACGCTGTGGCTGGCCTGGATGGCGGGAGGCCAGGTATCTGTCGCGAGTTCGCAGGATGAGGGGCGCAGCTTCTCGGCCCCAGTTCAGGTCACGACGAAGCGGCTAAACCTTGATTGGGGGCCGGATGCCCGGCCGAAGATCGTGGTCAATAGCAAGGGTGGGATCGCGCTGGCGTTCTCGATCTTCAGGGACGAAGCCTTCAATGGCCAGGTGCTGTACACCCGCTCGGCCGACGGCGGGAACAGCTTTGCGGAGCCAAAGCCTATTACGGCAAACAACGAGAGCCAGCGCTTTGAAGCGCTGGCGGTTGATGCGGACGGAGCGGTCTTTGCGGCCTGGCTCGACAAGCGCAATCGTGTTCCCGCAAAGGACGCCGGCCGGAAGTATGACGGGGCAGGGCTGTTCTTTGCTTCATCACGCGATGGAGGTGTGACCTACTCAGAGGCCAGTCTTGCGCAAGACAACACCTGCGAATGCTGCCGATTGGGGCTGGCGTTTGCGGCGCCCGGGCGGCCGGTCATGATTTTCAGAAACATCTTCGAGAGCGGAGTGCGCGACCACGCAGTGGTGACGTTCACCGATCTTTCGACGCCGGGTGAAGTCCATCGGGTCAGCAACGACGATTGGCAGATCAACGCTTGCCCACATCACGGGCCGAGCCTGGCGGTTGCGCCGAACGGGACCTACCACGTGGCCTGGTACACGAACGGGAAGGCGCGCAAGGGATTGTTCTACGCCCACTCGCGCGACGAAGGCCGCACGTTCTCTGCGCCCATGGCATTGGGCCGGACTGATCGTGGCCCGACGCGTCCCTTTGTGCTGGCCGGACCGGCGGGAACGGTGGTGGTCTGGAAAGAGTTCGATGGCGAGAAGACCTCGGTCCAGATGATGATGTCGCACGACGATGGTGAGACCTGGTCGCCACCCAGGGCAATATCGAGCACGACCGATACCTCCGACCATCCTTTGCTGGTCTCCAACGGGCGGCAAATCTACCTGTCATGGATGACGAAGGCGGATGGCTATCGTCTCACAGCGATCGAGGACCAGCCATGA
- a CDS encoding TonB-dependent receptor, with protein MLSSIGSDANAQAAQEALPPVTVEAPQVARPKPTVRPSRPRSASTARTPRPVTTNANVGAPAQNKTVTASAALDGFNRAPAGQTATTIDRSQLENRPSFSVSDILRDSPGISIKQGNGPRDFGISIRGSNARNGFGIRNLVIFDDGFPVTQPDGLSRSDLIDPHAYGAIDVVRGPSSALYGNYATGGALNFRTRPGGTIDGVEYGVDGGSYGYLNNYLAAGKKVGNFEGSLFASDTRGDGYIGNSWFNTQTVNFLGTLKATPDDRFTVKIINNDLSARLPLRHSLNQFYTNPFQQGCTTGARAAAGCPTVSLFNNGFNARTGIASDKDTETATQAGLGRNDRRTIVGGRWEHDFDNSTTWRNQFVFDDRNISQPTGSTSAIGDFPSYNYMSDITKRGEILGMDSTTLVGAWYNTLVASSDTRNVMPGGNATLGLLQANTFSDTSDYGVRAREELKVTPDLTAIAGIGWETTILKGVNTVYKYNTFNVPIATVPSPTRADRKIENTAPELALLYRFDQEWQFRGRVATGYGTPQVSNLFVLSNGDFGNNTQLQTQTNVGYDLGFDWTPSNAIKLSATAFYEFFRNELVSQAVSNPSASNATYMFNAPRSEHRGIELAADWKFYPGWRLMAAYTYLDEVYTEYVENIAKGVVFSFNRAGNKIPGISPNELTARVGYDEFAGPLTGLGGFVEVQWKDAFYMDNGNLLKAPGFELVNVNVHYKTDLVSDTFKSLNLFLEVRNVFDRTYVASANNISNTVSAAGVQDPASVLANATGSIYAGSPRTFVAGMKVAFK; from the coding sequence ATGCTGTCCTCGATCGGCTCGGACGCGAATGCCCAGGCTGCCCAAGAGGCGCTTCCTCCGGTGACCGTCGAGGCGCCGCAGGTCGCCCGTCCTAAACCGACAGTTCGTCCATCGAGACCGCGCTCCGCCTCGACCGCCCGCACGCCGAGGCCGGTGACGACGAACGCGAACGTCGGCGCACCAGCTCAAAACAAGACCGTAACTGCCAGCGCGGCGCTAGATGGTTTTAATCGGGCCCCGGCGGGGCAGACCGCCACGACCATCGATCGCAGCCAGCTCGAGAACCGGCCCTCGTTTTCGGTCAGCGACATCTTGCGGGACAGCCCGGGCATTTCGATCAAGCAGGGCAATGGCCCGCGCGATTTCGGCATCTCGATCCGTGGCTCGAACGCCCGGAACGGTTTTGGCATCCGCAACCTCGTGATCTTCGACGACGGCTTCCCGGTGACCCAGCCCGACGGCCTGTCGCGAAGCGATCTGATCGATCCTCACGCCTATGGTGCGATCGACGTGGTCCGCGGACCCTCATCGGCACTCTATGGGAACTACGCGACCGGTGGTGCGCTCAATTTTCGAACCCGGCCTGGCGGCACGATCGACGGCGTCGAATATGGAGTCGATGGGGGTAGCTATGGCTACCTGAACAATTACCTTGCCGCTGGCAAGAAGGTCGGGAATTTCGAGGGATCGCTGTTTGCCAGTGACACAAGGGGCGACGGCTATATCGGCAATAGCTGGTTCAATACGCAGACCGTTAACTTCCTTGGGACGCTCAAGGCGACGCCGGACGATCGCTTCACGGTCAAGATCATCAACAACGATCTCAGCGCGCGGCTGCCGCTCCGGCACTCGCTGAACCAGTTCTACACCAATCCTTTCCAGCAGGGCTGTACGACCGGGGCAAGGGCAGCAGCCGGATGTCCAACCGTCTCTCTTTTCAACAACGGCTTTAACGCAAGAACGGGCATCGCGAGCGACAAGGATACCGAGACGGCAACGCAAGCAGGCCTCGGGCGAAACGATCGGCGAACCATTGTCGGTGGGCGATGGGAGCACGACTTCGATAACTCGACGACTTGGCGAAACCAGTTCGTCTTCGACGACAGGAACATCAGCCAGCCGACCGGCTCGACCAGCGCGATCGGAGATTTCCCCTCGTACAACTACATGAGCGACATTACGAAGCGCGGCGAAATCCTCGGCATGGATTCCACCACGCTTGTCGGCGCGTGGTACAATACGCTCGTGGCGTCGAGCGATACACGCAATGTCATGCCGGGCGGAAACGCCACGTTGGGGCTGCTCCAGGCAAATACCTTCAGCGATACGTCCGACTATGGAGTGCGGGCGAGGGAGGAGTTGAAGGTCACCCCTGATTTGACCGCAATAGCGGGGATTGGTTGGGAAACCACGATCCTGAAAGGCGTCAATACCGTTTACAAGTACAACACGTTCAACGTCCCAATTGCGACGGTTCCTTCGCCAACCCGCGCTGATCGCAAGATCGAGAACACCGCTCCCGAGTTGGCTTTGCTGTACAGGTTCGATCAGGAATGGCAGTTTCGAGGACGCGTGGCGACCGGATACGGAACGCCGCAGGTCTCAAATCTGTTCGTCCTTTCGAATGGTGATTTTGGCAACAACACTCAGCTCCAGACGCAAACCAACGTCGGCTACGATCTTGGCTTCGACTGGACGCCAAGCAATGCCATCAAGCTGAGCGCGACGGCATTTTACGAGTTTTTCCGAAATGAATTGGTCAGTCAGGCCGTGAGCAATCCCAGCGCGAGCAACGCGACCTACATGTTCAACGCGCCGCGATCGGAGCATCGGGGCATCGAGCTTGCCGCCGACTGGAAATTCTATCCGGGGTGGCGACTCATGGCAGCTTACACCTATCTCGACGAGGTCTACACGGAGTATGTCGAGAACATCGCCAAGGGCGTGGTGTTCAGCTTCAACCGGGCCGGCAACAAGATCCCCGGCATCTCTCCCAACGAGCTGACAGCCCGTGTTGGCTACGATGAGTTTGCCGGGCCACTGACGGGCCTCGGAGGTTTCGTCGAAGTCCAGTGGAAGGACGCCTTCTACATGGACAATGGAAACTTGCTGAAGGCACCAGGCTTTGAACTGGTCAATGTGAACGTCCACTACAAGACCGACCTGGTGTCCGACACTTTCAAGTCCCTGAACCTGTTTCTCGAAGTCAGAAACGTATTCGATCGCACCTACGTTGCGTCGGCAAACAACATCTCCAACACAGTTTCGGCGGCCGGCGTTCAAGATCCCGCGAGCGTGCTCGCAAACGCAACGGGATCGATCTACGCGGGCTCGCCGCGCACGTTCGTTGCGGGTATGAAGGTGGCGTTCAAATGA
- a CDS encoding DUF2946 family protein: protein MRARLQKFLPVVLLALAMQVLAPIAACWAAGQTVADPLSAAVICHSVSEQGTPNDQNDAPTAHAGACALCCLAQANASFDSPSHTTLCFPFRHAERVVWHEADASALAPHKGSSAQARGPPHFS from the coding sequence ATGCGCGCACGGCTGCAAAAATTCCTACCCGTCGTCCTGCTCGCCCTGGCGATGCAGGTGCTGGCGCCGATTGCGGCGTGCTGGGCGGCCGGTCAGACCGTGGCTGATCCGCTGTCTGCCGCCGTCATCTGCCACAGCGTCAGCGAGCAGGGTACTCCGAACGACCAGAATGACGCGCCGACTGCGCACGCCGGCGCCTGCGCATTGTGTTGCCTGGCACAGGCCAACGCGTCCTTCGATTCGCCGTCGCACACGACGCTCTGCTTTCCCTTCCGCCATGCCGAACGCGTGGTTTGGCACGAGGCAGACGCGTCCGCTCTCGCCCCACATAAGGGCTCAAGCGCCCAGGCGCGGGGACCTCCCCACTTTTCCTGA
- a CDS encoding sugar ABC transporter substrate-binding protein translates to MSGTKDFSTTRRDLLQAAATAGAATAILGSMGINPALAAEVGRSEKPLKAAFSNAGLQATWCAQGKQAAEFWGKLFNVEVTWFDGQLDAVKQRAAIDNMASQKWDFVAIQAFGIGTLTQPVQKMIDAGTPVIDMDTLIAPLDQINVHSFLAPDNEFMGASVTQALCNAMGGKGKIIMTQGALGHTGAQGRAKGFNSVVKQFPGIEVLDTQPADWDVSKTARLWETYLTKYPQIDAAFFHNDDMALAAANIMKAHNRTNILIGGVDAMPPAIQAVSEGRMFATVRNPSCRIHGGAIVAGVAAVVGGEKSGQGIPKNVVTDGPVVTKANAPGMQWMEDHFLI, encoded by the coding sequence ATGTCCGGGACGAAAGATTTCTCGACGACGAGGCGCGATCTTCTTCAGGCGGCAGCGACCGCCGGCGCCGCGACTGCCATACTCGGCAGCATGGGCATAAACCCAGCACTTGCAGCCGAAGTCGGACGAAGCGAGAAGCCGCTGAAGGCGGCGTTCTCCAATGCCGGCCTTCAGGCGACCTGGTGCGCGCAGGGCAAGCAGGCCGCGGAATTCTGGGGCAAGCTGTTCAACGTCGAGGTGACCTGGTTCGACGGCCAGCTCGATGCCGTGAAGCAGCGCGCCGCGATCGACAACATGGCCTCGCAGAAATGGGATTTCGTTGCGATCCAGGCCTTCGGCATCGGCACCCTCACCCAGCCCGTGCAGAAGATGATCGACGCCGGCACGCCTGTCATCGACATGGACACCCTGATCGCACCGCTCGACCAGATCAACGTCCACTCCTTCCTCGCCCCCGACAACGAGTTCATGGGAGCTTCGGTGACGCAGGCGCTGTGCAACGCCATGGGCGGCAAGGGCAAGATCATCATGACCCAAGGCGCGCTCGGCCACACCGGCGCACAAGGCCGCGCCAAGGGCTTCAACTCGGTTGTGAAGCAGTTCCCTGGGATCGAGGTGCTGGACACGCAGCCGGCCGACTGGGACGTCTCCAAGACCGCGCGACTGTGGGAAACCTATCTGACCAAATATCCGCAGATCGACGCGGCGTTCTTCCATAATGACGACATGGCACTCGCTGCCGCCAACATCATGAAGGCGCACAACCGCACCAACATCCTGATCGGCGGCGTGGATGCGATGCCGCCGGCGATCCAGGCGGTGAGCGAGGGGCGGATGTTTGCAACTGTGCGCAATCCATCCTGCCGCATCCATGGCGGCGCGATCGTCGCCGGTGTTGCGGCCGTAGTCGGCGGAGAGAAGAGCGGCCAGGGCATTCCCAAGAACGTCGTCACCGACGGCCCGGTCGTGACCAAGGCCAACGCCCCCGGCATGCAATGGATGGAAGATCACTTCCTGATCTGA
- a CDS encoding sugar ABC transporter ATP-binding protein has protein sequence MPEGQQPILELQGITKSFGGVEALRGVDFALLPGEIHGLVGENGAGKSTLMKIIAGVHTEFSGRFLIGGQETHFRSARDAHAAGIAMVHQELSVAPDLTVAENVFLGNQPTNRLGLVQWRRMAREAGEQLSRFGIDVDPMSRLGDLPIGLQQLIEIARVLFSGARIVILDEPTSALSPPEVERLFATLRRLREQGTAIVFISHFIEDILRVSDTVTVFRNGRKVAETASAATSKGALIEAMIGRGGEALEHSYTDDLMLPRPSDSPVVLKVDQLSLARSLEDVSFEARAGEVLGIYGFMGCGQQELSRILFGKLKPDAGTLVVQGTPKTFASTAAARRAGVALVPESRRAMLFHQEPVYKNISISILDRISSLLLKPAQERDIAKRQVEQLQIRPPVVGLDLGMLSGGNQQKVALAKWLTYPPKLLVLCEPTRGMDVGAKNDVINIVRDLRAKGLAIIVLSTEPETVLSLADRILVLKRGALVREFKNEPVSKDRLLEAA, from the coding sequence ATGCCTGAGGGTCAACAGCCCATCCTGGAACTGCAGGGCATCACGAAGAGCTTCGGCGGCGTCGAAGCGCTTCGTGGTGTCGACTTCGCGCTTCTTCCCGGCGAGATCCACGGTCTCGTCGGCGAGAACGGCGCGGGAAAAAGCACGCTGATGAAGATCATCGCCGGCGTGCATACCGAATTCTCCGGCCGCTTCCTGATCGGCGGACAAGAGACCCATTTCCGCTCGGCGCGCGATGCGCACGCCGCCGGCATCGCCATGGTGCATCAGGAGCTCTCTGTCGCGCCCGATCTCACGGTCGCCGAGAACGTGTTCCTCGGCAATCAGCCGACCAACCGGCTTGGCCTCGTGCAATGGCGACGGATGGCGCGTGAGGCCGGCGAGCAGCTGTCTCGATTCGGCATCGACGTCGATCCGATGTCGCGGCTCGGCGACTTGCCGATCGGATTGCAGCAGCTGATCGAGATCGCCCGCGTGCTGTTCTCCGGTGCGCGCATCGTCATCCTGGACGAGCCGACCTCTGCCCTCTCGCCGCCCGAGGTCGAGCGCCTATTCGCGACGCTGCGGCGGCTGCGCGAACAAGGTACCGCCATCGTCTTCATCTCACATTTCATCGAGGACATCTTGCGTGTCTCTGATACCGTGACCGTGTTCCGCAACGGGCGGAAGGTTGCGGAGACAGCGAGCGCCGCGACCAGCAAGGGCGCGCTGATCGAAGCCATGATCGGCCGCGGCGGCGAAGCGCTCGAACACAGCTACACCGACGATCTGATGCTGCCGCGGCCGAGCGACAGCCCGGTCGTGCTGAAGGTCGATCAGCTGTCGCTGGCGCGCAGCCTCGAGGACGTCTCCTTCGAAGCCCGCGCCGGCGAGGTGCTCGGCATCTACGGTTTCATGGGCTGCGGCCAGCAGGAACTGTCCCGCATCCTGTTTGGCAAGCTGAAGCCGGACGCTGGCACGCTGGTCGTCCAGGGCACGCCAAAGACCTTCGCCAGCACGGCGGCGGCGCGGCGCGCCGGCGTGGCGCTGGTGCCGGAGAGCCGGCGCGCCATGCTGTTCCACCAGGAGCCGGTCTACAAGAACATTTCAATCAGCATCCTGGACCGCATCTCGTCGCTGCTGCTCAAGCCCGCGCAGGAGCGCGACATCGCCAAGCGCCAGGTCGAGCAGCTGCAGATCAGGCCGCCGGTGGTCGGTCTCGACCTCGGCATGCTCTCCGGCGGCAATCAGCAGAAGGTTGCGCTGGCAAAATGGCTGACCTATCCGCCCAAGCTGCTGGTGCTGTGCGAGCCGACCCGCGGCATGGATGTCGGCGCCAAGAACGATGTCATCAACATCGTCCGCGACCTCCGCGCCAAGGGGCTCGCGATCATCGTGCTGTCGACCGAGCCTGAAACGGTGCTGTCGCTGGCCGACCGCATCCTCGTGCTCAAGCGTGGCGCATTGGTGCGGGAATTCAAGAACGAGCCGGTCAGCAAGGACCGCCTGCTGGAAGCGGCGTGA
- a CDS encoding ABC transporter permease yields MASSETAPAADQGARGLAPFLRSQMRNIAPFLTLIFLSGFFAFASPSFATIDNLGNILTQVSVTGIIAVGLTFVILCAEIDLSIASIANVVGIAVAYFTLQESYVNIPNIPLPGAAAILLALLLCAALGLVNALGMTMIGIPSFIMTLAMMQIAAGISALLVRGQIAYKVPSLITTLGSGSVSGIPWIVIVAAIMLLGGHLVLTYTRFGRYVYMVGGNREAAEYSGLNVKLILGAVMVISAVCSGIGGMLGVAHFGSAQQNEFDTYLLDSIAAVVVGGTSLFGGRGGIGNTIVGLFVLGVLNNGLDHVNIDSFLKILIRGLILLAALIINVYAQRLREKTAE; encoded by the coding sequence ATGGCGAGCAGTGAGACGGCACCAGCGGCGGATCAGGGCGCACGGGGCCTTGCGCCCTTCCTGCGCTCGCAGATGCGCAACATCGCACCGTTCCTGACGCTGATCTTCCTGTCCGGCTTCTTCGCCTTTGCCAGCCCCTCCTTCGCGACGATCGACAATCTCGGCAACATCCTGACGCAAGTGTCGGTGACCGGCATCATCGCCGTCGGCCTCACCTTCGTGATCCTCTGCGCGGAGATCGATCTGTCGATCGCCAGCATCGCCAATGTCGTCGGCATCGCGGTCGCCTACTTCACGCTCCAGGAGTCCTACGTCAACATTCCCAACATTCCCCTGCCCGGCGCAGCGGCGATCCTGCTGGCACTGCTGCTCTGCGCAGCCCTCGGGCTCGTCAATGCGCTCGGCATGACCATGATCGGCATCCCCTCCTTCATCATGACCCTCGCCATGATGCAAATCGCGGCCGGCATCTCGGCGCTGCTGGTGCGCGGCCAGATCGCCTACAAGGTGCCGAGCCTGATCACGACGCTCGGCTCCGGGTCGGTCAGTGGCATTCCCTGGATCGTCATCGTCGCGGCCATCATGCTGCTCGGCGGTCATCTGGTGCTGACCTACACGCGCTTCGGCCGCTACGTCTACATGGTCGGCGGCAACCGCGAGGCGGCCGAATATTCCGGCCTGAACGTCAAGCTCATCCTCGGCGCGGTGATGGTGATCTCGGCGGTGTGCTCGGGCATCGGCGGCATGCTCGGCGTCGCCCATTTCGGCAGCGCGCAGCAGAACGAGTTCGACACCTATCTGCTCGACTCCATCGCCGCCGTCGTGGTCGGCGGCACCAGCCTGTTCGGCGGCCGCGGCGGCATCGGCAACACCATCGTCGGACTCTTCGTTCTCGGGGTCCTGAATAACGGCCTCGACCACGTCAACATCGACAGCTTCCTGAAGATCCTGATCCGCGGCCTGATCCTGCTGGCGGCGCTGATCATCAACGTCTATGCGCAGCGGCTGAGAGAAAAAACGGCGGAGTAG